From a single Photobacterium gaetbulicola Gung47 genomic region:
- a CDS encoding oligopeptidase F (COG1164), with product MNIPSWDLTIAYQGLNDPKIEQDLAAVEALFPELAKLDATSLAGVAAALTKQQTERVKVMTLGTYVNCILSVDAADEQAKKLLGKVNVLQSQLDQAMTPFMQATVNLSLEDFDALLEMGEGEEGLSSWRFLLERERLLKPQQLTVAEEQLLTALDVDGKLAWGRLYDNITGSMKVTLQLPDGQQERMGLSQAASLLYGGDSMRREPAWRAISEAMTTHQESFAAILNALSGARLTEYQKRSHTQPVHYLDLSLHTSRIEKATLDAMMAVARGNRHIGQKAGLLMARLFGTDKLKPWDEMASMPALSGGDASTYSFAQGIAIIREAFAGVDPEMAEFVDMMVEKQLIDAAPQPNKRLGAYCTKFADSRLPLVFMTWGGSMSDVLTLAHELGHAFHNWVMQDMPLVQTRYPMTLAETASIFAENVVRDALMEKASNEQEKLLMLWEEAQSALALIVNIPVRYEFEKAFYEQRQGGEFTPEQLKTLMSETWQEWYGEAMDETNEMFWASKLHFSIAEISFYNYPYLFGYLFSKGVYAQREAKGDSFYADYKALLRDTGSMTAEEVVAKHLGMDIRQSEFWQQSVDMVAKQIEEFELVLGKFNGFRH from the coding sequence ATGAATATTCCGAGCTGGGATTTAACGATTGCCTACCAAGGTTTAAATGATCCAAAAATAGAGCAAGATCTGGCAGCGGTTGAAGCGTTGTTCCCTGAGCTGGCAAAATTAGACGCAACCTCCTTGGCGGGGGTGGCTGCCGCACTTACCAAGCAGCAGACCGAACGTGTCAAAGTGATGACGCTCGGGACGTATGTCAACTGCATCTTATCGGTCGATGCTGCCGATGAACAAGCGAAAAAATTGCTCGGTAAGGTGAATGTGCTGCAGTCCCAGCTTGATCAGGCCATGACCCCGTTTATGCAAGCCACTGTTAACCTTAGCCTTGAAGACTTCGACGCATTGCTTGAAATGGGGGAGGGGGAAGAAGGGCTATCTTCATGGCGTTTTCTGCTTGAGCGCGAGCGCTTGCTTAAACCCCAGCAGTTAACAGTGGCGGAAGAGCAACTGCTCACCGCACTGGATGTCGATGGCAAGCTGGCCTGGGGGCGGTTGTACGATAATATCACCGGTAGTATGAAGGTCACCTTGCAACTGCCTGACGGGCAACAGGAGAGAATGGGGTTGTCTCAGGCAGCCAGTCTACTCTATGGGGGGGATAGCATGCGCAGAGAACCTGCCTGGCGCGCCATCTCTGAAGCGATGACTACCCATCAGGAAAGCTTTGCTGCCATCTTGAATGCGCTGTCCGGTGCGCGTCTGACGGAATACCAAAAGCGCAGTCATACCCAGCCGGTGCATTATCTTGATCTTAGCCTGCATACCAGCCGAATCGAAAAAGCGACCCTCGATGCCATGATGGCGGTCGCCAGAGGCAACCGTCATATTGGCCAAAAAGCGGGGCTACTGATGGCGCGACTGTTTGGTACCGATAAGCTTAAACCCTGGGATGAAATGGCGTCTATGCCCGCTTTGTCTGGTGGAGACGCCAGTACGTACAGTTTCGCGCAAGGCATTGCTATCATCCGCGAAGCTTTTGCCGGTGTCGATCCTGAAATGGCTGAGTTTGTCGATATGATGGTAGAAAAGCAGTTGATCGATGCAGCCCCGCAGCCGAATAAACGCTTGGGTGCCTACTGCACAAAGTTTGCCGATAGCAGGCTGCCACTGGTATTCATGACTTGGGGCGGCAGTATGTCGGATGTATTGACATTAGCCCATGAACTTGGCCATGCTTTCCATAACTGGGTCATGCAAGATATGCCATTGGTTCAAACCCGTTACCCGATGACGTTGGCGGAAACCGCGTCTATTTTTGCCGAAAATGTAGTGCGTGATGCATTGATGGAAAAAGCCAGCAATGAGCAAGAAAAGTTATTGATGCTGTGGGAGGAAGCGCAGTCAGCCCTGGCACTGATAGTCAATATCCCGGTGCGCTATGAGTTTGAAAAAGCGTTTTACGAACAGCGCCAAGGCGGGGAGTTTACCCCTGAACAGCTTAAGACACTGATGTCGGAAACCTGGCAGGAGTGGTACGGCGAGGCCATGGACGAAACGAACGAGATGTTCTGGGCCAGCAAGCTTCACTTTAGCATCGCGGAAATCAGTTTCTATAACTACCCGTACTTGTTTGGCTATCTATTCAGCAAGGGGGTGTACGCCCAGCGTGAGGCGAAAGGCGACAGCTTTTATGCGGACTATAAAGCCTTG